Proteins encoded in a region of the Rutidosis leptorrhynchoides isolate AG116_Rl617_1_P2 chromosome 9, CSIRO_AGI_Rlap_v1, whole genome shotgun sequence genome:
- the LOC139866430 gene encoding probable lipid phosphate phosphatase 4: MSERQTGNGAHTINSHGKELAKEHMHDWLVLLVLVLVDLFLNLIEPFHRYVAEDMMTDMKYPFYEKDTIPMYAVPVYAGILPIGVFLIYYARRKDVYDLHHAMLGLLYALLITAVITDSIKDATGRPRPNFFYRCFPDGKAEFAANGDVLCHGDKLKIKEGYKSFPSGHTSWSFAGLGFLAWYLCGKLRAFSNKGHARNLCIVVSPYLFAALVGVSRVDDYWHHWTDVFTGAIIGTIVAAFCYLQFFPFPNHRNGWAPHAFFAVMDRESSRDREGVHAHIPDLEA, encoded by the exons ATGTCAGAGAGACAGACGGGTAACGGAGCTCACACCATTAACTCCCATGGAAAAGAACTTGCAAAGGAGCATATGCACGATTGGTTGGTCCTTTTGGTCTTAGTGCTGGTCGATTTGTTCCTAAACTTAATCGAACCTTTCCATCGCTATGTTGCCGAAGATATGATGACTGATATGAAATACCCATTCTATGAAAAAGACACCATTCCTATGTATGCAGTTCCG GTATATGCCGGGATATTACCAATCGGGGTCTTCCTCATATATTACGCACGTAGAAAGGATGTTTATGATTTACATCATGCCATGCTCG GTCTATTGTACGCGCTTTTGATAACAGCAGTCATCACAGATTCGATAAAAGATGCCACTGGTCGACCACGCCCAAATTTCTTCTACAGATGTTTTCCTGATGGCAAAGCG GAGTTTGCGGCCAATGGAGATGTTTTATGCCATGGTGATAAACTCAAAATTAAGGAAGGATATAAAAGTTTCCCTAGTGGACACACTTCAT GGTCTTTCGCGGGTCTTGGGTTCCTTGCTTGGTATTTATGTGGGAAACTTAGAGCTTTTAGCAATAAGGGACATGCTCGAAACTTGTGTATTGTCGTGTCTCCATATCTTTTTGCAGCGTTGGTTGGAGTTAGTCGTGTAGATGACTATTGGCATCATTGGACAGACGTTTTTACCGGAGCTATCATAG GGACAATTGTTGCTGCATTCTGCTACTTACAGTTCTTCCCATTCCCAAATCACAGAAATG GTTGGGCACCTCATGCATTTTTCGCGGTTATGGATAGGGAAAGCTCCCGAGACAGAGAAGGTGTACATGCACATATCCCTGATTTGGAAGCCTAA